In a genomic window of Lycium ferocissimum isolate CSIRO_LF1 chromosome 9, AGI_CSIRO_Lferr_CH_V1, whole genome shotgun sequence:
- the LOC132029414 gene encoding uncharacterized protein LOC132029414: MANNAVTENTTDATNTNVAPAASTQVVLTYAKPFLDVSNIEIFANENFKRWQERDFSLIDVHGVAHALLEPQPSADADNKLQESWQYANKVCRHTILQTLSNELFDVYCSCKEAKTIWEALIKKFTVEDATKQKFVVGRFYQ; encoded by the exons ATGGCAAACAACGCTGTTACAGAAAATACTACTGATGCTACCAATACCAATGTTGCTCCCGCTGCTTCAACCCAAGTCGTTCTAACATATGCCAaac CATTCCTAGATGTGTCAAATATTGAAATTTTCGCTAATGAGAATTTTAAGCGTTGGCAAGAACGTGATTTCTCACTAATTGATGTCCATGGTGTTGCACATGCGCTGCTGGAACCACAACCTAGTGCAGATGCTGATAATAAATTGCAGGAGTCATGGCAATACGCCAACAAGGTATGTCGCCATACTATATTACAAACTCTTTCTAACGAACTGTTTGATGTGTATTGCAGTTGTAAGGAAGCAAAAACTATTTGGGAAGCCTTAATTAAGAAATTCACTGTTGAAGATGCTACTAAACAAAAGtttgtagttggaagattttaCCAATGA